In Streptomyces dangxiongensis, one DNA window encodes the following:
- a CDS encoding SDR family NAD(P)-dependent oxidoreductase, producing the protein MIALHGGSNRAMIRHAQIYAGPPQADTTRNTSGGAEENAEQPVRGREQQPAFDHVDDRTIAVVGFSCRFPGGSGPAEFWDLLRNGRDAIADPPPDRAHLAALSDGSPRRGGFLPSVDTFDAGFFGISPREAAAMDPQQRLVLELAWEALEDAGIVPATLAGSDTAVFVGAIADDYAALTRAAGPGATSAHTVTGLHRGIIANRVSYVLGLRGPSIVIDTAQSSSLVAVHLACESLRRGESTAALAGGVNLNLAPESSQALAAFGSLSPDGRCYALDARANGYVRGEGGGLVALKLLSRAMADGDRVHCLIRGGAVGNDGASETLPTPNGQAQERVLRDAWKHAGIPLDQAQYVEIHGSGTRVGDPVEASALGAVFAPSRTPENPLRLGSVKTNIGHLEGAAGIAGLVKTILCLKERRLVPTLNYRTPNPGIPFAELRLAATTATGPWPRPDRPLVAGVTSVGMGGTNCHLVLSEWPEAGAKTDTSAPQGGQRSRREAGPVPWVLSGRGDAALRAQAARLREHLAAHSDFGATEVARALAHDRTAFTHRAVLVGAGRDDLLTALDAVADGRVSPAVVEGSSLRTRRTAVFVFPGQGSQWAGMAAELLDTAPVFAGVIEDCERALRPYRDWSLLDVLRARPGAPALERDDVVQPALWAVMVALAALWRAAGVEPAAVVGHSQGEIAAATVSGALGLDDAARLIAVRSAALGALAGHGGGMLTVSLSADRVREDIAGHPQLGVAAVNSPGMTVVAGDGEALDALAAYYGEDVRTRRVPVAYASHSPHVDAVRGTLHAELAGIAPRAGRVPLHSTVTAAALDGPGLDADYWFRNLREPVRFQPTVRGLLDAGHGLFIEMSPHPVLTLAVQQTAEAADLPVTALGTLRRTEGGRQRLLLAFGEAFCHGAEVDWSAVLPAGTARAELPTYAFQRRRHWISGQRTDAVAASAARTGSPSKASALASGASALAEDTTEAVEAAPARSLSGPAALELVRAHAAAVLGHHRAEDVEPRLRFKELGFDSSMVVELRNRLVTATGRTLPTTVVYEHPSPAELAATLSDPQAPMLTEPIRNAVDSRARPGHDDPIVIVGMGCRFPGGVDSPEGLWQVVAQQRDVISGFPVDRGWDLDGLYHPDPAQVGTTYVRHGGFLEGAAEFDAELFGISPREALAMDPQQRAFLEVCWQSLERAGIAPDSLRGTQTGVFAGVMPQEYGPRLGEAAAGAAGFGLTGTTSSVASGRVAYTLGLQGPALTVDTACSSSLVALHLAVRALRSGECSLALAGGVTVMSTPGIFIEFSRQRGLAADGRCKSFSADADGTAWAEGVGILVVERLSDARRLGHHVLAVVAGTAVNQDGASNGLTAPSGPAQERVIRAALADAGLTPSAVDAVEAHGTGTTLGDPIEAQALLATYGSERDGQPLLVGSLKSNLGHAQAAAGVGGVIKMVMALRHGELPASLHVNKPSTLVDWNTGGIRLLTQPRPWPADESKIRRAGVSSFGISGTNAHVVLAEPPAETHVPEVGAGQDDAAALWVLSGRTEPALRAQATVLLDALDTLDEVPARDLGRALATTRGALDHRAVVTADTRAEARAALAALGSGEPHSALTVGAARPDDGLAYLFTGQGSQRVGMGHELYETEPVFAAALDEVCGELDACRESVSATSPIREVMFHDAEALDRTENTQCALFALQVALFRLLEHRGLVPDAVLGHSIGEFAAAHVAGILTLPDACALVAARGRLMQALPAGGTMMAVQASADEVRALLEGREHEVSVAAVNGPAAVVISGDVEAVEQIAAVFAADGRKTRRLVVSHAFHSHRMEGMLDAFGAVTAGIPYASPRITMVSTVTGRPVEVTADYWVRQVRREVRLSDGLTALRDLGMRTFLELGPDGVLSALGQDCLDDDTTAFVPVLRRGRSDRRGLAAALGALHVRGRSPDWNAVFGPGRRPDLPTYAFQRERYWLTANGGGGPAGHPLLGPVVELAASGQAVLTARLGRRTHPWLTDHTVLGSVLLPGTAFLELAVRAGAQTGAPRVAELTLTAPLVLPEDGSTEVQFAVAAPDDEGQRALTVHARAATPDGTSAPWTLHATGLLAPHTGAPTATVGRPAAASEPLPLDGCYDELAAAGYTYGPVFRGLRAAWRHGADLLVEVALPASVTDAASYGLHPALLDAALHPVVTTALGEGGRRLLPFSWRGVSVHQPGARTARVLITASGPDAVALTLLDESGAVIAEIEELLLRPAGDDPVVPRSLHRLAWKPAAADRQPPPDAAVLGITDLGVGPRYADLAALGEALDAGLPAPSVVLAPLVELSPAADGTVGDARPTVHRALALLQAWLADDRLADSRLVLVTRGAVATAPDADVADPADAAVWGLARSAQTEHPGHFGLLDVEWAADCRAALPLAGSESQLAVRKGALLVPRLGPATADGTLVPPAGVAAWRLAVRERGTLDHLALEPCPESLAPLGDGELRIAVRAAGVNFRDVLNTLGLYPGDPGLLGLEGAGVVTEVGADVTGFEVGDRVMGLFSGAFGPVAVADHRRVAAMPATWTYAQAASAPIVFLTAYHGLVDLAGLSAGERVLIHAAAGGVGMAAVQLARHLGAEVYGTASPGKWGALRALGLDDGHLASSRTLDFETAFAAATEGHGMDVVLDSLAGEFVDASLRLLPRGGRFVEMGKTDVRDPREVAAEYPGVAYQSFDLLQAHPGRITELLSEVLRLLSSGALSPLPVSEWDVRRAPEAFRHVSQARHVGKVVLTLPTALDPAGTVLVTGATGALGGLVARHLVTEHGARRLLLVSRRGPDAPGAPELVTELTGLGAEVSLAACDAADHEALAHLLTGVRLTAVVHAAGVLDDGVITALTPERLDTVLAAKATAAWNLHELTADQDLAAFVLFSSVMGVIGGAGQGNYAAANACLDALAQHRRARRLPALSLAWGLWSDPAGGPGTGEGAGVGGVAGGAGMAGAAGMAGGLTEADRGRLARTGLSPIAPAEGLALFDAALRMDSAALVPARIDRAALGTLGAQLPPVLRDLAPAAPRPADAPVTVTAVKSASLRDRLAALSRAEQDEMLLDLVRVQTAAVLGRAEATGIPAHRPFKDLGCDSLTLVELRNRLQTGSGLRLPATFLFNCPTPRAVVTHLHAELAPAEAGTTGPTASPATPGLAELDRLEAALAELADGSDDGTRAEIIQRLQALLVRVPVQRSQTNHNDLTTRVQSASVDELLAFIDSEL; encoded by the coding sequence ATGATCGCGCTTCACGGGGGGAGCAACCGAGCAATGATCCGTCACGCCCAGATATATGCAGGACCGCCACAGGCTGACACGACTCGAAACACGTCGGGCGGTGCGGAAGAAAATGCGGAACAGCCGGTCCGGGGCCGGGAACAGCAGCCGGCATTCGATCACGTGGACGACCGGACCATTGCCGTCGTCGGATTTTCCTGCCGCTTTCCCGGCGGGTCAGGGCCCGCCGAATTCTGGGACCTTCTGCGCAACGGCCGGGACGCCATAGCGGATCCGCCCCCGGACCGCGCCCACCTCGCCGCCTTATCGGACGGGTCGCCGCGCCGCGGTGGTTTTCTGCCCTCCGTCGACACTTTCGACGCCGGGTTCTTCGGCATATCCCCACGTGAAGCCGCCGCGATGGACCCGCAGCAACGGCTCGTGCTGGAACTCGCCTGGGAAGCGCTCGAGGACGCCGGCATCGTCCCGGCCACACTCGCCGGCAGCGACACCGCCGTCTTCGTCGGCGCGATCGCCGACGACTACGCGGCGCTCACCCGTGCGGCCGGACCCGGCGCGACCTCGGCGCACACGGTGACCGGACTGCACCGGGGCATCATCGCCAACCGGGTCTCCTACGTCCTCGGCCTGCGGGGCCCGAGTATCGTCATCGACACCGCGCAGTCGTCATCACTGGTCGCGGTGCACCTGGCCTGCGAGAGCCTGCGCCGCGGCGAGTCCACCGCGGCGCTGGCCGGCGGCGTCAACCTCAACCTCGCACCGGAGAGCAGCCAGGCCCTGGCGGCCTTCGGCAGCCTCTCGCCGGACGGCCGATGTTACGCTCTCGACGCCCGCGCGAACGGCTACGTCCGCGGTGAGGGCGGCGGCCTGGTGGCACTCAAACTCCTCAGCCGCGCCATGGCCGACGGCGACCGCGTGCACTGCCTGATACGCGGCGGAGCCGTCGGCAACGACGGCGCCAGCGAAACCCTCCCCACCCCGAACGGACAAGCCCAGGAACGTGTGCTGCGCGACGCCTGGAAGCACGCGGGAATCCCGCTGGACCAAGCGCAGTACGTCGAAATCCACGGATCGGGCACCCGGGTCGGGGACCCCGTCGAAGCATCTGCTCTGGGCGCCGTTTTCGCCCCGTCCCGCACACCAGAGAACCCGCTCAGGCTCGGCTCCGTCAAGACGAACATCGGCCACCTGGAAGGGGCCGCCGGCATCGCCGGACTCGTCAAGACCATCCTGTGCCTCAAGGAGCGCCGGCTCGTCCCGACCCTGAACTACCGCACCCCGAATCCCGGCATACCGTTCGCCGAGCTGCGCCTCGCCGCCACCACCGCCACCGGTCCGTGGCCGCGCCCCGACCGCCCGCTCGTCGCGGGCGTCACCTCCGTCGGGATGGGCGGCACCAACTGTCATCTGGTGCTCAGCGAGTGGCCGGAGGCAGGTGCGAAGACCGACACGAGCGCACCGCAGGGAGGACAGCGTTCGCGGCGGGAGGCCGGTCCCGTCCCGTGGGTGCTGTCCGGACGCGGTGACGCGGCGCTGCGCGCGCAGGCCGCCCGGCTGCGCGAACACCTCGCCGCACACTCGGACTTCGGTGCCACCGAGGTCGCCCGGGCCCTCGCCCACGACCGCACCGCGTTCACCCATCGGGCCGTTCTCGTCGGTGCCGGCCGGGACGACCTGCTCACCGCCCTGGACGCGGTCGCCGACGGCCGGGTCAGCCCGGCCGTGGTCGAGGGCAGCAGCCTCCGTACCCGCCGTACGGCGGTGTTCGTCTTCCCCGGACAGGGCTCTCAGTGGGCCGGCATGGCCGCGGAACTCCTCGACACCGCACCGGTGTTCGCCGGTGTCATCGAGGACTGCGAGCGCGCGCTGCGCCCGTACCGTGACTGGTCTCTGCTTGACGTACTGCGCGCCCGCCCCGGCGCGCCCGCTCTGGAACGCGATGACGTCGTACAGCCCGCCCTGTGGGCCGTGATGGTGGCCCTGGCCGCCCTGTGGCGGGCGGCGGGTGTCGAGCCCGCCGCGGTCGTCGGTCACTCGCAGGGCGAGATCGCCGCCGCCACCGTCAGCGGCGCCCTCGGCCTCGACGACGCGGCCCGGCTGATCGCCGTACGCAGCGCGGCCCTCGGCGCACTGGCCGGCCACGGCGGCGGCATGCTCACCGTGTCGCTCTCCGCCGACCGGGTGCGGGAGGACATCGCCGGCCACCCGCAGCTCGGCGTGGCCGCCGTCAACTCCCCCGGCATGACCGTGGTGGCCGGTGACGGGGAAGCCCTGGACGCGCTGGCCGCGTACTACGGCGAGGACGTCCGCACTCGGCGCGTCCCGGTCGCCTACGCCTCGCACAGCCCGCACGTCGACGCCGTACGGGGGACGTTGCACGCGGAGCTGGCCGGGATCGCGCCGCGCGCCGGGCGGGTACCACTGCACTCCACCGTGACCGCGGCAGCCCTGGACGGTCCCGGCCTCGACGCCGACTACTGGTTCCGCAACCTGCGCGAACCGGTGCGGTTCCAGCCGACCGTACGGGGGCTGCTCGACGCGGGGCACGGTCTTTTCATCGAGATGAGCCCGCACCCCGTGCTGACGCTCGCCGTCCAGCAGACCGCGGAAGCCGCGGACCTGCCGGTCACCGCGCTGGGCACGTTGCGCCGTACGGAAGGCGGCCGGCAACGGTTGCTGCTCGCGTTCGGCGAGGCCTTCTGCCACGGCGCGGAGGTGGACTGGTCCGCCGTCCTGCCGGCCGGCACCGCCCGCGCCGAACTGCCGACGTACGCCTTCCAACGGCGTCGGCACTGGATCTCCGGGCAGCGCACGGACGCTGTCGCCGCGTCGGCGGCGCGCACCGGGTCGCCTTCGAAGGCTTCGGCGCTCGCGTCGGGGGCTTCGGCGCTCGCGGAGGACACCACGGAGGCGGTGGAGGCCGCGCCGGCCCGGTCGCTGTCCGGCCCGGCCGCCCTGGAGCTGGTGCGGGCGCACGCCGCCGCCGTCCTCGGCCACCACCGGGCCGAAGACGTCGAACCACGACTCAGGTTCAAGGAGTTGGGCTTCGACTCCTCGATGGTCGTCGAGTTGCGCAACCGACTCGTCACCGCCACCGGACGCACCCTGCCCACCACCGTGGTCTACGAGCACCCCAGCCCAGCCGAACTGGCCGCGACTCTCAGCGACCCGCAGGCCCCGATGCTCACCGAGCCGATCCGCAACGCGGTTGACTCCAGGGCTCGTCCGGGCCATGACGACCCGATCGTGATCGTCGGTATGGGGTGCCGTTTCCCGGGCGGAGTGGACTCGCCGGAAGGGCTGTGGCAGGTCGTCGCCCAGCAACGCGACGTGATCTCCGGCTTCCCGGTGGACCGGGGCTGGGACCTCGACGGCCTCTACCACCCCGACCCCGCACAGGTCGGCACGACCTACGTCCGGCACGGCGGCTTCCTGGAGGGCGCCGCGGAGTTCGACGCCGAGCTGTTCGGGATCTCGCCGCGCGAGGCGCTGGCGATGGACCCGCAGCAGCGGGCCTTCCTCGAGGTGTGCTGGCAAAGCCTGGAACGCGCCGGCATCGCCCCGGACTCCCTGCGCGGCACCCAGACCGGCGTGTTCGCCGGCGTCATGCCCCAGGAGTACGGTCCTCGGCTCGGTGAGGCGGCGGCCGGTGCCGCCGGATTCGGCCTCACGGGAACCACCTCCAGCGTCGCCTCCGGCCGGGTCGCCTACACCCTCGGGCTACAGGGCCCCGCCCTCACGGTGGACACCGCATGCTCATCATCCCTCGTCGCCCTGCACCTGGCCGTGCGCGCCCTGCGCTCCGGCGAATGCTCCCTCGCCCTCGCCGGCGGCGTCACCGTCATGTCCACACCCGGCATCTTCATCGAGTTCTCCCGCCAGCGAGGCCTGGCGGCCGACGGCCGGTGCAAGTCGTTCTCGGCCGACGCCGACGGCACCGCCTGGGCCGAAGGCGTCGGAATCCTCGTCGTCGAGCGACTCTCGGACGCCCGACGACTGGGCCACCACGTACTCGCCGTCGTCGCCGGGACGGCCGTCAACCAGGACGGCGCCTCCAACGGCCTCACCGCACCCAGCGGCCCCGCCCAGGAACGCGTCATCCGAGCCGCCCTCGCAGACGCCGGCCTCACCCCCTCGGCCGTCGACGCCGTCGAAGCCCACGGCACCGGCACCACCCTCGGCGACCCCATCGAAGCACAAGCCCTCCTCGCCACCTACGGCAGCGAACGCGACGGCCAGCCCCTGCTGGTGGGCTCCCTCAAATCCAACCTGGGACACGCCCAGGCCGCCGCAGGAGTCGGCGGCGTCATCAAAATGGTGATGGCACTGCGCCACGGAGAACTGCCCGCCTCACTCCACGTGAACAAACCCAGCACCCTGGTCGACTGGAACACCGGCGGCATCCGACTGCTCACCCAGCCACGCCCATGGCCCGCCGACGAGAGCAAGATCCGACGGGCGGGCGTCTCGTCCTTCGGGATCAGCGGCACCAACGCCCACGTCGTACTCGCGGAGCCACCCGCCGAGACGCACGTGCCCGAGGTCGGCGCCGGGCAGGACGACGCGGCTGCCCTGTGGGTGCTGTCCGGCCGTACGGAACCGGCTCTGCGCGCACAGGCCACCGTGCTCCTCGACGCCCTGGACACCTTGGACGAGGTACCCGCCCGGGACCTCGGCCGCGCCCTGGCCACCACCCGCGGCGCCCTCGACCACCGTGCGGTCGTCACCGCCGATACCCGTGCCGAGGCCCGGGCGGCGCTGGCCGCGCTCGGCAGCGGCGAACCGCACTCCGCGCTGACCGTCGGCGCCGCCCGCCCCGACGACGGGCTCGCCTACCTCTTCACCGGTCAGGGCAGCCAACGTGTCGGCATGGGACACGAGTTGTACGAGACAGAGCCGGTCTTCGCCGCCGCCCTGGACGAGGTGTGCGGGGAACTCGACGCCTGCCGTGAGTCCGTGTCCGCCACCTCGCCGATCCGCGAGGTGATGTTCCACGACGCCGAGGCGCTCGATCGGACCGAGAACACCCAGTGCGCCCTGTTCGCCCTCCAGGTCGCGCTGTTCCGGCTGCTGGAGCACCGGGGGCTGGTGCCGGACGCCGTACTGGGCCACTCCATCGGCGAGTTCGCCGCCGCGCACGTCGCCGGGATCCTGACTCTGCCCGACGCGTGCGCCCTGGTCGCGGCGCGCGGCCGGCTCATGCAGGCTCTGCCGGCCGGCGGCACGATGATGGCCGTCCAGGCTTCAGCGGACGAGGTCCGCGCACTGCTGGAAGGCCGCGAGCACGAGGTGAGCGTCGCGGCCGTCAACGGACCCGCCGCCGTCGTCATCTCCGGTGACGTCGAGGCCGTCGAGCAGATCGCCGCCGTATTCGCCGCCGACGGCCGTAAGACACGCCGGCTCGTGGTGAGCCACGCCTTCCATTCGCACCGCATGGAGGGGATGCTCGACGCGTTCGGCGCCGTCACGGCGGGGATCCCGTACGCCTCGCCGCGCATCACCATGGTGTCCACCGTGACCGGGCGGCCCGTCGAGGTCACCGCCGACTACTGGGTCCGGCAGGTGCGTCGGGAGGTACGGCTGTCCGACGGTCTGACCGCGCTGCGCGATCTGGGGATGCGGACGTTCCTCGAACTCGGCCCGGACGGTGTGCTGTCGGCACTCGGCCAGGACTGCCTCGACGACGACACGACGGCGTTCGTGCCGGTGCTGCGCCGTGGCCGGTCCGACCGCCGTGGCCTGGCCGCCGCACTCGGCGCCCTGCACGTCCGCGGCCGAAGCCCGGACTGGAACGCCGTGTTCGGCCCGGGGCGGAGGCCGGACCTGCCCACCTACGCCTTCCAGCGGGAGCGCTACTGGCTGACCGCGAACGGCGGTGGAGGACCGGCCGGCCACCCGTTGCTCGGGCCCGTCGTGGAGCTGGCCGCGTCCGGGCAGGCCGTGCTGACCGCGCGGCTCGGCCGCCGCACGCATCCGTGGCTCACCGACCACACCGTCCTCGGCTCGGTCCTGCTGCCCGGCACCGCCTTCCTGGAACTCGCCGTCCGGGCGGGAGCGCAGACCGGCGCTCCGAGGGTCGCCGAACTCACCCTGACGGCACCGCTGGTGCTCCCCGAAGACGGCAGCACCGAGGTGCAGTTCGCCGTCGCCGCGCCCGACGACGAGGGGCAGCGCGCCCTGACCGTGCACGCCCGCGCCGCGACGCCGGACGGCACCAGCGCGCCGTGGACCCTGCACGCCACCGGCCTCCTCGCCCCGCACACAGGGGCGCCCACGGCTACCGTCGGCCGGCCCGCCGCCGCCTCCGAACCGCTGCCCCTCGACGGCTGCTACGACGAACTGGCCGCCGCCGGTTACACCTACGGCCCGGTCTTCCGCGGCCTGCGCGCCGCGTGGCGGCACGGCGCGGACCTGCTCGTCGAGGTGGCCCTGCCGGCGTCCGTCACCGACGCGGCCTCCTACGGACTGCACCCGGCTCTGCTCGACGCGGCCCTGCACCCGGTCGTCACGACCGCGCTGGGCGAGGGCGGCCGTCGGCTGCTGCCCTTCTCCTGGCGCGGTGTGTCCGTCCACCAGCCCGGGGCGCGCACCGCCCGCGTCCTGATCACCGCCAGTGGGCCGGACGCGGTGGCGCTGACCCTGCTGGACGAGTCCGGCGCGGTGATCGCCGAGATCGAGGAGCTGCTCCTTCGCCCCGCCGGTGACGACCCCGTCGTACCACGGTCGCTCCACCGCCTGGCCTGGAAGCCGGCCGCGGCGGACCGGCAGCCACCACCGGACGCCGCCGTACTGGGCATCACCGACCTGGGCGTCGGCCCGCGCTACGCCGACCTCGCGGCACTGGGCGAAGCCCTCGACGCGGGGTTGCCCGCCCCCTCGGTGGTCCTCGCACCGCTCGTGGAGCTGTCGCCCGCCGCGGACGGCACGGTGGGTGACGCCCGGCCCACGGTGCATCGCGCGCTCGCCCTGCTTCAGGCATGGCTGGCCGACGACCGGCTCGCGGATTCGCGGCTCGTGCTGGTCACCCGGGGTGCCGTGGCCACGGCACCGGACGCGGACGTGGCGGACCCCGCCGACGCGGCCGTATGGGGTCTGGCGCGGTCAGCGCAGACCGAGCACCCGGGGCACTTCGGGCTTCTGGACGTGGAGTGGGCGGCCGACTGCCGCGCCGCGCTGCCGCTGGCCGGCTCGGAGTCACAACTCGCGGTGCGTAAAGGGGCATTGCTGGTGCCCAGGCTCGGTCCCGCGACGGCCGACGGCACCCTCGTCCCTCCCGCCGGGGTGGCGGCCTGGCGGCTGGCGGTCCGCGAACGTGGGACGCTGGACCATCTGGCGCTCGAACCCTGCCCGGAATCCCTGGCCCCGCTCGGCGACGGTGAGCTGCGCATCGCGGTGCGCGCCGCGGGCGTCAATTTCCGTGACGTACTGAACACCCTCGGTCTCTACCCCGGCGATCCCGGGCTGCTCGGCCTGGAAGGGGCCGGTGTGGTCACCGAGGTGGGGGCGGACGTCACCGGTTTCGAGGTCGGTGACCGGGTGATGGGCCTGTTCTCCGGGGCGTTCGGCCCGGTGGCCGTGGCCGACCACCGGCGGGTCGCCGCCATGCCCGCGACCTGGACGTACGCCCAGGCGGCGTCCGCGCCCATCGTGTTCCTCACCGCCTACCACGGCCTGGTCGATCTCGCCGGCCTGAGTGCGGGCGAGCGTGTGCTGATCCACGCGGCGGCGGGTGGTGTCGGCATGGCCGCCGTCCAACTGGCCCGGCATCTGGGAGCGGAGGTCTACGGCACGGCGAGCCCCGGCAAGTGGGGCGCGCTGCGTGCCCTCGGCCTGGACGACGGGCATCTCGCGTCGTCGCGCACCCTGGACTTCGAGACCGCGTTCGCCGCGGCCACCGAGGGGCACGGCATGGACGTCGTACTGGACTCCCTCGCCGGTGAGTTCGTGGACGCCTCACTGAGGCTGCTGCCGCGCGGTGGCCGCTTCGTCGAGATGGGCAAGACAGATGTGCGAGACCCGCGGGAGGTCGCGGCCGAGTACCCCGGGGTCGCCTACCAGTCCTTCGACCTGCTCCAGGCGCATCCCGGGCGGATCACCGAACTGCTCAGCGAAGTACTGCGGTTGCTGTCGTCGGGGGCGTTGTCTCCGTTGCCGGTCAGTGAGTGGGACGTGCGACGGGCACCGGAGGCGTTCCGCCACGTCAGCCAGGCCCGGCACGTCGGCAAGGTCGTCCTCACCCTGCCGACGGCCCTCGATCCGGCCGGCACGGTCCTGGTCACCGGGGCCACCGGCGCCCTCGGCGGACTCGTCGCCCGGCACCTGGTCACCGAGCACGGGGCCCGCCGTCTGCTGCTGGTCAGCCGCCGTGGTCCCGACGCACCCGGAGCGCCGGAACTGGTCACGGAACTCACGGGGTTGGGCGCCGAGGTCAGCCTCGCGGCCTGCGACGCGGCAGACCACGAGGCGCTCGCACACCTGCTGACCGGCGTACGGCTCACCGCCGTCGTACACGCGGCGGGGGTGCTCGACGACGGTGTGATCACCGCGCTCACCCCCGAACGCCTCGACACCGTGCTCGCGGCCAAGGCCACGGCGGCGTGGAACCTGCACGAACTGACCGCCGACCAGGACCTCGCGGCCTTCGTCCTGTTCTCCTCCGTCATGGGCGTCATCGGGGGCGCGGGGCAGGGCAACTACGCGGCTGCCAACGCCTGTCTGGACGCCCTCGCCCAGCACCGCAGAGCCCGTCGGCTCCCGGCTCTGTCCCTGGCCTGGGGACTGTGGTCGGACCCGGCGGGAGGGCCGGGCACCGGGGAAGGGGCCGGGGTCGGCGGGGTGGCCGGCGGTGCCGGGATGGCCGGGGCTGCCGGGATGGCGGGCGGCCTGACCGAGGCCGACCGGGGGCGGCTCGCCAGGACCGGCCTCTCCCCCATCGCCCCGGCGGAAGGTCTGGCCCTGTTCGACGCGGCCCTCCGCATGGACAGCGCCGCACTCGTGCCCGCACGCATCGACCGGGCCGCGCTCGGCACGCTCGGCGCGCAACTGCCGCCCGTGCTGCGGGACCTGGCTCCGGCCGCGCCGCGCCCTGCCGACGCGCCGGTCACCGTCACCGCGGTGAAGTCCGCTTCGCTCCGTGACAGGCTTGCCGCACTGAGCCGGGCCGAGCAGGACGAGATGCTGCTGGACCTCGTCCGGGTGCAGACCGCCGCCGTACTCGGCCGGGCCGAAGCGACCGGCATCCCGGCCCACCGGCCCTTCAAGGACCTGGGCTGCGACTCGCTCACCCTCGTGGAGCTGCGCAACAGGCTTCAGACCGGCTCCGGACTCCGGCTGCCCGCCACCTTCCTCTTCAACTGCCCGACGCCCAGGGCGGTCGTCACCCATCTGCACGCCGAACTGGCACCGGCCGAGGCCGGAACCACCGGCCCCACCGCCTCGCCGGCCACGCCCGGCCTGGCCGAACTCGACCGGCTCGAAGCGGCACTCGCCGAACTCGCGGACGGCTCCGACGACGGCACCCGGGCCGAGATCATCCAACGACTCCAGGCGCTGCTCGTCCGCGTACCGGTCCAGCGGTCCCAGACCAACCACAACGATCTGACCACACGGGTCCAGTCAGCGTCGGTCGACGAACTCCTCGCGTTCATCGACTCCGAACTCTGA
- a CDS encoding LysR family transcriptional regulator: protein MDLRGLRYFVTVAEEGNVSRAARRLHMSQPPLSQRIRELETELGCELFVRGPKGMRLTPAGDVLLEEAKMLLAGADRAKERVVRQVTGARLLRVGVLGPGEATLSRPVAQAFARSRPEAVVSLRQGDLTDPTMGLAAGAIDVAITWTPFDVTGLAVRAIQEDRCFAAVSADSPLAGRRALTRGDIDHSDSIRLPAGVDAIWRAHWQPSLSGGGPEVHSLDECLHAVLWQHSIALVPESALRRHAVEGIAYRLVADLPPTRLVLAWRRDDRSPLVTAYVEAFSTARKRGPAPRHDRVVYT from the coding sequence ATGGACTTACGGGGGTTGCGTTACTTCGTGACGGTGGCAGAGGAAGGCAATGTCAGTCGGGCGGCCCGGCGGTTGCACATGTCCCAGCCGCCGCTCAGCCAGCGAATCCGTGAGCTGGAGACCGAGTTGGGCTGCGAGCTGTTCGTCCGGGGCCCCAAAGGAATGCGCCTGACCCCGGCCGGCGACGTGCTGCTGGAAGAGGCCAAGATGCTGCTCGCGGGAGCCGACCGGGCCAAGGAGCGGGTGGTGCGGCAGGTCACCGGCGCGCGGCTGCTGCGGGTCGGGGTGCTCGGCCCCGGTGAGGCCACCCTGTCGAGACCCGTCGCACAAGCCTTCGCACGCAGCCGGCCGGAGGCCGTGGTGAGCCTGCGGCAGGGCGATCTGACCGACCCGACGATGGGTCTAGCGGCCGGTGCGATCGATGTGGCGATCACGTGGACGCCCTTCGACGTGACCGGCCTGGCGGTGCGCGCCATCCAGGAGGACCGCTGCTTCGCGGCCGTCTCCGCGGACAGTCCGCTCGCCGGGAGGCGCGCCCTGACGAGGGGCGACATCGACCACAGCGACTCCATCCGGTTACCTGCCGGGGTGGACGCGATCTGGCGGGCGCATTGGCAGCCGTCCCTGTCGGGCGGCGGTCCCGAGGTGCACTCCCTCGACGAGTGCCTGCACGCGGTGCTGTGGCAGCACTCGATCGCACTGGTACCCGAATCGGCTCTGCGACGGCACGCGGTGGAGGGCATCGCCTACCGGCTGGTAGCCGACCTCCCGCCCACACGCCTGGTTCTCGCCTGGCGGCGCGACGACCGGTCGCCGCTCGTGACGGCGTACGTCGAGGCGTTCTCCACGGCGCGAAAAAGAGGTCCCGCGCCCCGACACGATCGAGTTGTTTACACGTAG
- a CDS encoding RNA polymerase sigma factor yields the protein MNRSFSWPDERLIKAAQDGDVTSLTTVVMESQPHVRKFAISLCASPQDAEDAAQEALIILYRKIGTLRASGALAAWMFRIVRNECLRQVRLLVSRSDEMRAEPEACAEPSAEDAVLRRMEAERVAAAISALPRDQRQVLIMRDVQGLPGGVVARSLGLSTPAMKSRLHRARATLRHSLALTDQGSDQGPDHTPDQAVDRPAGGELRP from the coding sequence ATGAACCGTAGCTTCTCCTGGCCGGACGAGCGGCTGATCAAGGCTGCCCAGGACGGCGACGTCACCTCGCTCACCACCGTCGTCATGGAATCGCAGCCTCATGTGCGCAAGTTCGCCATATCGCTGTGCGCCTCACCGCAGGACGCGGAGGACGCGGCACAGGAGGCGCTGATCATCCTCTACCGGAAGATCGGCACCCTACGGGCCTCCGGTGCGCTCGCCGCATGGATGTTCCGGATCGTGCGCAACGAGTGCCTCCGGCAGGTACGGCTGCTCGTCTCGCGGAGCGACGAGATGAGGGCCGAACCGGAGGCCTGCGCGGAGCCGTCCGCCGAGGACGCCGTGCTGCGCCGGATGGAGGCGGAGCGGGTCGCAGCCGCGATCAGTGCGCTCCCCCGCGACCAGCGGCAGGTCCTGATCATGCGGGATGTGCAGGGCCTGCCCGGTGGCGTCGTCGCCCGGTCGCTCGGTCTGAGCACCCCCGCGATGAAGTCGCGCCTGCACAGAGCCCGCGCGACCCTGCGTCACTCGTTGGCCCTGACCGACCAGGGATCCGATCAGGGTCCCGATCACACACCCGATCAAGCAGTCGATCGTCCAGCCGGAGGAGAGTTACGACCTTGA